The sequence below is a genomic window from Gossypium hirsutum isolate 1008001.06 chromosome A11, Gossypium_hirsutum_v2.1, whole genome shotgun sequence.
tacgtttacaagtgtatgtgttttggtaatgcctcgtaccctattccggtgttggatacgggtaaggggtgttacaggacgcctacgaccaccagcttcaaggatttagacttaagatttgtgggactatcttctgctagatcatcacttctcaacagCGAATAGCACGTTGTTTTGTCTCTTGGATTCGTCAACCTTTAATGCAGAAAGCCAACGAACTGActatgcaaccttcccaaaacgtaCACAGTGGCCGTTCCTTACaaaagttgaaaagatcacctattaagggacatggacggaagcgtcagcccctaGTGCGGAGAAGCAATGAATAccctgttgagaaggctaagcgcggATTCTAAGTCTCATAAACTTTTTTGGGaaattttgacaaccttcggctagattggtttagtgggttatgatttttgggaaagaaataaatataatataaatgagatttttattgaagaaaatatggagagaaCAAAAGATAAAGTTTTTGGGAGagggagtgtttacagaaaaaaaaaagagatgttCAATATGTGCCAccccatcccctatttatagcactagaaaacctagtctattcctaatgaaattttaaaagataaatacaaataaataaagataaataaagataaatgaaaataaatcctaaaattaaatctaataaaaatccttaataattatcataatagaattgaaattaaaatagagtcttgtgttataaaatatttttttttacatttttgtcctTGGGTCCTCCATGTTTGCATTTTCGGCACCCCTTTTTCTCTCTGTCACATGTTGGCTCAATTCATCTTTAATTTCACGCTTTTCGCCCTTAAATTtacttttgccttcaatttaatctctaaaagataaaagaccataaatagcccaaattagtagaatcatactcaaaataaatatgcaattagcacataaaaataTGTTCTAGAGTATCATGTTTATTGTgcttaaatttgataaattcttTAATGAGATATCattaattttgggtttattattttgatatcattaaatttgataaattctttaattttgataaattaataaacaGCTATGTGAGGTGGAAGTCTGATAAATAAAATAGAGGCCAAGTGGGTGTTGGAAGGCTGCTTTTGATGTGAAACGAATAAAGAAGGCGGAAAAAGACAAAGGCTGAGCCACCCACCCATATTGTTTATGAATTTTGATGCTCCTCTTGCTTTTGTCCGTTATCCCTATTTCCAAGTAAATGAACGTTGAGCTCCATGGCAATGGCATCCAATGCCCATATTTGTAATTTCAGTTAAGATCAATAATATTATTTCCCATAACTTTATCGCCTAAACAACCTATTGCGGTTTTGGCTCAATTTAATATTGTCATCTTCtcactcaaaaaataaaaatgccaTTTAAATATCATGATTAATTGACAGGCAATATGGTCTGCCACTGCTTGAGCTGCTGGTGGAGTTGCTTATGATCAGCAACAAAGTTGAGTACAGACTCAAGCGATTTGCCCACTAACAGGTCCAAAAACCCAGAAAGAGAAGCCTCTCCAATGACAGACAGTGGAATTGTGAGAAAAAGCTGAAGAGAGAAATGAACCAGCCAAATTGAAATGATTCAATTATTGATGCCAACTTTTTCTTACATACGAGTTAAAAGTTTACATCAAGcctttttggtaaaaaaaattaaaaataaaataaaaataattaagaaacagAATATTTTAGAAGAGGACAAACTATATAAATAGTCATTTAACTGTGACATGTTTTTTTTGGCcacttaagtttaaaattttctattttagtcactaatgttattgaaatttaatattttagtcactaatcTGTTAAATCATTAACAGAATGTTGATGTGAAGTTTTTTATTgccataataacaaatttaaccctctaaTGCGTACATATTATATGGTGTGGATGTGTGATCTAGCTTAAACGAACCTCGTTGATGTATGTTTGTTGGTTAGAATTAGTCTCTCTAATTCGTATTAATGCTTCCGATAAGTTAAATCTTAAGTGTTGAATTACAAGGTTATTTATTGGTTAAGGGAGTAATTTCAAATGAGTTGTCTCTTGGTTCTTAAGTAAGTAAGGAGAGATTGGTTTTCCAGGCTAGAGTTTTTGCCCattaactttcttttctttttttacaataTGCTTttacattgttttaattttaattttagtttttaaatttaaaatccgtttatttttatttttgttaaagaaataaaattatcagcGGTATATGTGGATATGACTTTACTTGCCACTTTctattaatcttatatttttagGTCTTGACAAcctaacaattaaaataataattttataaataaaatattttttaaaacccaCAAATAATACTTAAACCatattcaaacttttttttagttctattttataaataataatttatttatcatatgtcTAGTCTTGTTCCTTAATCCTTGTCAAATTTTTTGATAACTAAGCACCACCTTCAGCCACAATAACTGACACCAATAATCCTTActccaaactctttgatttccaTATCCTCCATCGTCATGCCATCAATCTAGGAACTAGTTGTGAAGCTGCTAGCACTACCTTCCATCAATATTTAGGCCTCCAAAACCTCATCCTCACCTTTATATCCTTATTCATGTCCACCCCCAAGCACAACTTCAAACACAACAAACTTGTTCAGGGCAATAACATGAAGACATTGATTTTTATCCATTTTGACCTTAGACTATTGTTTTTTTATGCAACTTGAACATGGTGGTcgttaatgttaaaaaaaaagagaaaaattggATTTGCATAAGTCTTTTCATGGTTTTTttcccttaatttttttatttaaaaatttattattttaataaataaaagttaggttagaaaatgagaaaaatatttattcatttatttataaatgtttttataattttatatgtatttttataaaatcttatgtatttttatcaagaaataaacttttaaataattttttgtttttatttttgaaattttaagaatcaagactaaattgacagaatgtatgaagttgagggttaaatttgttcttttttagaattaagaccaaattgatagaatttgtaaacattggatggctaaatttgttattatgccaatAAAAAAGGCCACACCAGTAATTTAATGGAAGAgcgatcaaaatattaaaatttgataacgTTAATGACTAACAcagaaaattttaaacttaagtaGCCAAAACAGAAACACCCTAATAATTGGGTGACTATTTAtgaatttttcccttttttttgttcAACGTTTACCTTTAAAAAATTGAACCACTATAacagataaattaaaataaaataattatggatcacaaatataaatataattgtgTTTTCTTTAAAAAGTAATCACAATAATAAACTATGCAAAGTATTAAAAGATTTGACCTATGACAAAATACAACAcatgaaaaatatatgaatatacacATAAATTTAGTATTTTCATTAAATATAATGAGCACTGCACACAGGGGTGTAGCTAGGGGGCTGGCAGAACCTTCTgtccccctaaaatgaaaaaaaaatcatttaacctctttaaattttttaaaaatttaaattaataaaagtaaatttgtattttgacttcttctaaaaagataaaaaattgatttaattctttaaaaagtataaagatataggctattcaaatagtgaaattatatttttacagtcgtaaaaattaaaatttaatttcaactccctaaaattttttttacctttgcCCCTGACTGCACAAATTCGTtccaatttaaagaaaaaaaattctctaaatttCCATGGTATTTGACATATCTAAATTTGTAATTTGATACGTAGAAGGGACTTTTGAGCAGCACTACTGGAGATAACATATCTTAGACAAATCCAAGAATTTTAACACAAATCATCTCTAGGAGAGAATAATATTAGGAgataacatttaaaatattatatttaaaagatttaaaatcgGAACTCCTTGTGTTGGCCTGATGGTTAAGGAGTTCACTATCTCAAGTGTGGTCTAGATTCGAGTCATTCCTTATTACAAAAAGACTTGCTGTGGCAAACTTTTTGAATAGCTTGTGGAAGAGAAGGAATTGAATTAGAGTCTTGAATACtccataaattaatataatttggatttaaaattccataaatataaaaagatatcaGCTCAAGCTATTGCTTGTTTGTCTCATTGCTTGTTTCCTTCCCTGTGAGTGTGCTTCTGGGGTTAGATTTGATCTTCCTAGGAATTGCACACAAGCTGACAGCATTAGgtatttattaaatgtttaattggGAGGACTCAATTATTGATACATAAAAggtttaaataaatatttcatgAGGTCAcataacacaatttttttttaattcatggctaaaatattaaaaaagcctctttatttttattgtaatcaAATGAGCTATTAATTGCTTAGAAAAAAAACGAAGCCATTAGCTTGTCTTTTTCgccatatttttgaaaaattatgttggtGCTTCCTAATATTTTAAGTAATGGGTGGAGACAGAGAAAAATTGAAATGGGTTAAAGCATGTTGAGTTAGTATTGTGGGTGGCTTTAATGTTTGATGCTTTGTTTTCTTTGAATATGTTGTTTTAATGCTTTTGATCTGTGCTGATATTTGAGTTTAACTATTAGAATATATATGgctatttgaatttttataatttattatgcgttgactgtgattgttttattaataaatttatgttttaaattaagaaaaaaaattaaaaaattcaaaacacaaaaaagaaagCAAAGAAAGTGAACACAATGATATACGTGGTTCGAGAATATTCCCTACATCTACGAGCAGAACCAAAAATGAAATTCACTATTAAAAAATGGAGATAACAATGGAATcacatcataaaataaaataattcgccaataattatccacaaacatggAGCAATTTTCTAAATGTACATCAGCTATATGCTTTCTGCGTGTTGGGAAATACCTggcaataataaataataagtgaCCAACAATCTCAAAATGTTAAAAAAGTACTTTATTTTAAACATCCTAGCCTCTTATCAATCATCGATGGAGACCTAAGACAGATTCATGATTGTGTAGATAGAAATAGATGATACTAAAACCATTAGAAACCAAACTTACCACGTTGTGCCGTTGTTGTGCCCATAAGCTGGTATTGCCCTCTTTGGATGCCCACCATTCTAAGGGTTTATCACCCAAAGGTACGTACACCTCCCCAGTGGTACCATTTGGCCTTTTATCTGCCACCAGTTTCATGGTTCCCAAAGCTGAATGAAAGTACAAGGctaaataaataacatatttgGCTCCTCAACTACAACTATGTACCAAGCACCAAAATATTCTCCAACACAGGAAATGAATGTCAGAAGAACAATTTCTCCATATAACCTAGACTTACCCTATCATAAACATTGATAACATCACAGTTGAAGCCTTTCAAAGTAGGGGAAATTCATATAAAGATTGGTAGAAAATATGCCAATCTATCGGACCGGAAAGCTGAAAAGCAACATTAAAAGAGAGCTGCAATGAAACTAGTTCCAAACTGCTACAGCATATATGTCATTTGATTCATTTAACTCATACCACAAAGTCAAAAGCTAGAGAGTCAAGATATAGTGAGTCACTTGGTCACTGCTATTTTTGGCTAGAAAATAAAGTATTTTTGTACCTCCAAGTAAAAGCGGAATAAATAAAGTCACATAGTCAATCACTTACACAGTGAGCTTGTTTATGTCGCTCAATCCACATGATCAAAGAAGCAATTCCTCATCAAGTGAATTGATGCAGCCTTTGAATGGATTCATGGTCTGAGAAATTCGGAAAACTAAGATGAACATCTTTGAGATTGGACAGAACAATATTTTGGGAACTCTGTTGTCTTACATGTGTTAAATGGAGCTCTCAAATGCCATGTTGTAACGTGTCCTGTATCCCTCCATTAATCCTGGAAGGATCAAACTATCACGTAAAAAACTTGTTCTTCTGAAAAACCATTGGTTAATAGTACTACGAAATGTcaaatatttttaactaaaatcCCATTCTCATATACCAAAATAGCTTAGAAATTAGAAGATGCAAATGAAAACAGAACATTCAATTTGCTGAATAAATGTTGCAGAGAATTGACTAACCGCTTTACTAAATCAAATAAGCTGAAGCAGATGAGTTGAAGTTCTCCACTATTTTTCGCCAATTTAGCCTTCAATGCCTGCAAAATTTGAATACAAAATATATAAGACTCCTTTCTGTTATCATGTTGTTCATGAGGACaatcagaaaaataaaaaaaagctatGAAATTTATAGATGTTTAAAATGCGTTTCACACCTGTGGTTTGAGTGTGAAGAAATCGATACCAGATTTGCTGCTTAAAATAATTCCCCCAGGATGACTTTTTCACAATGAATTTTAACACAAGGTATGTGGGAAATCTTGGACCACTCTTGTCCTTTACCCCTACTGCACCCTTCTTGTAGCGACGGACAATTGGAAATATATAGCTTCTCAAGCGAGAGAAATATCTTTTTCTGGAAGAGAGGCGAGCTTAGGATAATTATAGATGCTCAGTTGTTGAAGAGAGGTGAGGTGTTGTAAGCCCTTGGAGCACAAGAATTCCAAATTTTTAAATCTCTGAACTCTGATATGGGTCAGAGGAGGAGGCAACATCATTCCTATCGCTTCTTGTGGAAATGACACCACACGTGAGCATCCTTCACCGCTGATGTCTAGTTATTGAAGAGAGGTGAGTCTGTTAAATCCCCATTCAACAGGTGATGTATAAATTTTGGGTGCGTTTGAGATTTGAAGTGATGTGAGGTTGGTAGGGAAACCCTCTTCTGGAAAGGATATGTCAGCCGAACAGTCCCGCACCTCTAATTCTCGAAGGGAGGTGAAGTTGTTGATGCACTTGGGAAGGGCTCTAAAATTTTCACAATCGAAAATCATGAGTACTCTGAGATTTGTGGTGGGCAACCCACTTTCTTCAAATGGAACCAGATTTGGACACGTAGCTAATCGAATCTCCTGAAGATGGCTGAGCTTGTCAAATCCCCGCTGTAATGATTTCAGTTTTTCAGCACCCCTAATTGTAATGCTTTCGAGATCAGTGGTTTCAAGGAAGTCTTGGGCTATGCATTCCAACACTGGACAAAACCAAATTTCGAGATGTTTAAGCATTACGGGTAACTTGGCATTTAAAAATAAGCTACCAAACTCTGAACAATTACTAATATCGAGATGTTGAAGCCGATTGCATATATCGGCCCTTGATGATAACCATATTAAAGATGGACAATCCCTTATTTCTAAGCGCTCAAGAAGACAAGTGCTGCTACTCATAACTAAGCGCTCAAGAAGACAAGTGCTGCTACTCatactcttattattattttctttttcctcaacCAAATATAGCAAATTCACGCAACTCACAATCCTCAGCTCTTTTAAAGCAGGAGGGAAGTTACTCTCTGCAAAACAAACCAAGCCTGGACACTCTTCAAGTTCTATTCTCGTAATCAATGGGAAAGCATGTAAGACTTTTGGTAGTCTATTGTGCCTTTCACAAGCCCTTATGTCTAGAGATTCAACACCTGGAATCTTGTCAAGTTGAAATCTCTCCTCCTCTGTTTCCAAATAGACCAACTGGGGACAATTCCGAAACGTGATGAAACGATGCCCAACTATGCTTAACCCATTTTGCGATAAAGAGCCCAACTCCTTCCAACCATAGATGTTGAATGTTTCAGAGTTTGTAGATCTCAACATTATCCTCTCTGCTGAAATATTAAACTTTGAAATATATGAAAGAGACACATATTTCAAAGAGGTAACCCTCTGTACCGACAAAGAACCTTCATCCACCAATTCACACCCATTAACCCTTAATTCACACAGCAAGGGAAAACTTGAAATTGAAACTAGCAGTCTCTTACACTCAAAGATTTCAAGTTTCTGCAAGGATTGAAGGATAGCTGGCAACCTTCCCAAGAATAGAGGATATTCTCTGATTGAAAGAAAACGAAGGCCGGGGAATTTCGATACTTGCTCATCATCTTCACATAGGTCCCACTCCTCCCAATTTAGCATATTGCCAAAACGCAGAGACTCTAATGATGCAAAAGCATTTGATTGATTTTCTCCAAACAACTCAGCTCCAATCTTATGTACTTGATCCAGGGCACTAATTGAAAGATCTTTTAACAAGAACAACCTTCCAATCGATGGTAGAGATTCGCAATTTTTACAGTCGTGAAGCTCCAATGACAACATATTCTTGAAGGAAGGATCTGCAATCCAAGTAGAGAATTTTGCACCACCATAATTCTGAATGACGAGTTGCTTAAGTTTTTTCGAATGATGAAGAGAGTCTAACACCcattcttcaacttcttttttccTTGCATCTTTCTTAAAGTCTCGACTCCATTCCAATACCAATTGATCAATCCCCTACTTCTCAATTAACTTGGCTTCCCCTGCATCTTTACCATTAACATTCTCCAACCCAGAAAGACGGAAATCACTTTTGAGGTTTGACAAATATTTCAAATCTCTAATATGACAACCATCACCTTCCCCTATAATAAAATCAGTTAACCTTTGAAGATTCGTTAGCTTATCAATTCTAAAAGGAATCCTTTTTATTGAGTACGCACCTCTAATATCAAGATAATGCA
It includes:
- the LOC107923167 gene encoding uncharacterized protein — its product is MLSLELHDCKNCESLPSIGRLFLLKDLSISALDQVHKIGAELFGENQSNAFASLESLRFGNMLNWEEWDLCEDDEQVSKFPGLRFLSIREYPLFLGRLPAILQSLQKLEIFECKRLLVSISSFPLLCELRVNGCELVDEGSLSVQRVTSLKYVSLSYISKFNISAERIMLRSTNSETFNIYGWKELGSLSQNGLSIVGHRFITFRNCPQLVYLETEEERFQLDKIPGVESLDIRACERHNRLPKVLHAFPLITRIELEECPGLVCFAESNFPPALKELRIVSCVNLLYLVEEKENNNKSMSSSTCLLERLVMSSSTCLLERLEIRDCPSLIWLSSRADICNRLQHLDISNCSEFGSLFLNAKLPVMLKHLEIWFCPVLECIAQDFLETTDLESITIRGAEKLKSLQRGFDKLSHLQEIRLATCPNLVPFEESGLPTTNLRVLMIFDCENFRALPKCINNFTSLRELEVRDCSADISFPEEGFPTNLTSLQISNAPKIYTSPVEWGFNRLTSLQ